ATATCCTGAATGTTTCAATTGCATTACGGACGATCTCGGAGTTTTACAAGGAATATACCAGTAACCTCCATGGCTTTTTTACTGCAGTTTTTTGTATTGCAGGTTTCCTGGAAACATTTGGAGTATTTTTATTTATTTATAATCTGAATTTATTCAACAGAAAGAAAACGGTTAAAAATCCTACTAATTTACCAACTGGATTTAGAAAATATATCAGAGCCGCACTCGTTTGGTTATTTGTTTCCGAAGGTGCACTCCTAACCTTTACGGTCTATGAAACGCTTTCGGGAGAACGAGTTTCTCATGCCCTGTTTGGCGCATACAGACACGCCATTTTTGTCGGATTTATTAGCATGATGATCCTGGGGTGCGCATCAAAGATGATTCCTTTGAGCAAAGGGGTAAAATTATGCAGTCCGAAATTACTCAACGCTACTTTCGTGTTTATAAATATTGGATGTATGTTCAGGGTAGCTGCTCAACCAATTGCCACTCATCTCTATCCACAAGTTTATCCTATTATGGGAATGAGTGGCTTTCTCGAATATGCAGCCATGTTTTTCTTTGGTATAAACGCATGGAAAACCATGCAGCTCGACAGAGAAGAAGAGCCTACAGAACAAATCAAAATCGCAACAGCCAATACCAATGTTTATCAGCTCATCAAGCAATATCCCCAAACCCTGGACATATTAGTAGGTTTTGGGTTCAAACAACTGAAAAATCCCATCCTCAGGAATACCCTTGCCAGAACGATCAGTTTGGGACAAGCGGTGCAAATTAATCCTGTCAACCTTGAAGACTTATTGAAAGAATTAAATGCTGCAATAAAGACGTGTGTTGAGGTAAAAGTGGCTTGAAATTTTACCATATATTCATTTGGGATGAAGCAGAAGCGCATCCTGCAAAACTACGACACCGATGGGTTCACTTTGTTTAACCCATTTGCCCAACTTGATGATTCCTATTACAAAATGGTGAATCGTGACGAACGGTATTTAATCCATCAATGATGGTAAGTCTGTTTTTCTAAGGAATGCCTGAAAATCAACTCCTTCATCTCTGAAACTGCCTTCCGGATCCCTGTAAAGACTGCCCGTGACACAATGCTGTGCCCAATATGCAATTCTTCAGCATCCAGGGATTCTACGAGCAATCCAACGTTCTGATACGTCAGACCATGTCCCGCATTTACCCGTAATCCTAACTTTTGAGCGGCCTTCATGCCCATCTGAAGTTTTTCAACCATGTTACTTCTGGAAATATCATCAGTTGCATTTGCATAATTTCCCGTATGGAGTTCAATATACTGTACACCTACTTCCCTTGCCGCAGATATCTGATTTTCCTCCGGGTCAATAAAAAGACTAACGAGAATACCGGCATCCCTGAATCTTTTGACGACATCCACAAGTACCTTCTTTTGAGAAACAACATCTAACCCCCCCTCGGTTGTAACTTCCTGCCTTTTTTCGGGCACAAGGGTTACCTGCTCCGGTTTTGTTTCAATTGCAATATCTACAATCTCCCGTGCAACGGACATCTCGAGATTCAACTTGGTAAATACCGTTTCCCGCAGCAATCTCACATCACGGTCCTGTATATGCCTTCTATCTTCTCTCAGATGAACCGTGATGATATCTGCACCCCCAAGGATTGCCAGAGATGCCGCCGTCACCGGGTCTGGTTCGAATGTCTTTCGCGCCTGCCGTATTGTAGCAACATGGTCTATATTTACTCCCAACTTTATCATTTTACCTCCGCAGAACGTATGGTTTCCCGAATGTCTAAGTGTACCTCCGGTAATTTATCGACGAGTTCAACGTTTTTGGGTAGAATACATTTTACGGGTTGTTTATATGGCCCCGGTGGTTTTAATGAAGTAACGTCAATATATAATACGATATCTTCAGCATTCAATTTATCCAACAAAAGCTTAGGGCCTTTTACCCTCACATTGGAAAATTCATCCTGCAGTTTAATTGTGTAAGGGTACTCCGCAGGTCCTATTATCTTGATCTTCATTTTCTCAAATAATCTTGTATCCTGCTGCTCCACAATCTGTAACCATACCCGCACATCCTCATTGCATACGACCGGCACTGAAATGGTTTTATCGCCACGTTTAACTGTTACCTTCTGGTCTATTTCGATCCGCCAGGGGAACGTACGGTTTTGCTCTCCGGTAATTCCACCAATATCAATAGGAACTGTATGAATAAAAGTGGCTTCTTTTAAAGCATTTAAGGGGCCTGTTACCTCCACTTCCCCCGGAAAGACAAATTCATTTGCGACAGCATATCCGATAGCCGGTTCACCTTTCTTTAGCAAATTGACTTTTAACCTCTTTTTTTGTAATTTACCGAGCACTATATCGATCTTTTCAGG
The genomic region above belongs to Candidatus Brocadia sp. and contains:
- a CDS encoding pyridoxine 5'-phosphate synthase; this encodes MIKLGVNIDHVATIRQARKTFEPDPVTAASLAILGGADIITVHLREDRRHIQDRDVRLLRETVFTKLNLEMSVAREIVDIAIETKPEQVTLVPEKRQEVTTEGGLDVVSQKKVLVDVVKRFRDAGILVSLFIDPEENQISAAREVGVQYIELHTGNYANATDDISRSNMVEKLQMGMKAAQKLGLRVNAGHGLTYQNVGLLVESLDAEELHIGHSIVSRAVFTGIRKAVSEMKELIFRHSLEKQTYHH